A region from the Cystobacter ferrugineus genome encodes:
- a CDS encoding (2,3-dihydroxybenzoyl)adenylate synthase, producing the protein MSTAGKDILPGFTPWPEEFAARYREAGYWRGETFGQMLRERATRHPERMAVIAGTQRLSYRELDTRVDQLAAGFHALGIRPRDRVVVQLPNIGAFLEVIFALFRLGALPVFALPAHRHAEISYFCEFTEAVAYIIPDKHSGFDYRTLAEQVRGSVPTLRHVLVVGDAGPFQALSGLYAEPVALSGPAPSDVAFFQLSGGSTGVPKLIPRTHDDYIYSLRGSVEICQLDGDSVYLCALPASHNFPLSSPGTLGTLYAGGTVVMALNPSPDEAFPLIARERVTITALVPPLAMIWLEAAQARRHDLSSLRVLQVGGARLSDEAARRVRPTFGCTLQQVFGMAEGLVNYTRLDDDEERISTTQGRPISPADEVRVVDDEDRDVAPGETGHLLTRGPYTIRGYYKAEVHNARAFTTDGFYRTGDLVRVTARGDLVVEGRAKDQINRGGDKVAAEEVENHLLAHPAVHNVAVVAMPDAFLGERTCAFIIPRETPPTPAALNAFLRSRGLAAFKIPDRIEFVDSFPQTGVGKVSKKDLRGALAARLGPRT; encoded by the coding sequence GTGAGCACGGCCGGGAAGGACATCCTGCCGGGCTTCACCCCGTGGCCCGAGGAGTTCGCCGCGCGCTACCGCGAGGCGGGCTATTGGCGCGGCGAGACGTTCGGCCAGATGCTCCGGGAGCGCGCCACGCGCCACCCCGAGCGCATGGCGGTCATCGCCGGGACGCAGCGCCTGAGCTACCGGGAGCTGGACACCCGCGTGGACCAGCTCGCCGCCGGCTTCCACGCCCTGGGCATCCGTCCGAGGGACCGGGTGGTGGTGCAACTGCCCAACATCGGTGCGTTCCTCGAGGTCATCTTCGCGCTGTTCCGCCTGGGCGCGCTGCCCGTGTTCGCGCTGCCGGCGCACCGCCACGCGGAGATCAGCTACTTCTGCGAGTTCACCGAGGCGGTCGCCTACATCATCCCCGACAAGCACTCGGGCTTCGACTACCGCACGCTGGCCGAGCAGGTGCGCGGCTCGGTGCCCACGCTGCGGCATGTGCTCGTCGTGGGCGACGCGGGGCCGTTCCAGGCGCTGAGCGGGCTGTACGCCGAGCCCGTGGCGCTGTCCGGTCCGGCCCCGAGCGACGTGGCCTTCTTCCAGCTCTCGGGCGGAAGCACGGGCGTGCCCAAGCTCATCCCGCGCACGCACGACGACTACATCTACAGCCTGCGGGGCAGCGTGGAGATCTGCCAGCTCGACGGGGACAGCGTGTACCTGTGCGCGCTGCCCGCCTCCCACAACTTCCCGCTCAGCTCGCCGGGCACGCTCGGCACGCTGTACGCGGGGGGCACGGTGGTGATGGCGCTCAACCCCAGCCCCGACGAGGCCTTCCCCCTCATCGCCCGCGAGCGGGTGACGATCACCGCGCTCGTGCCCCCGCTGGCGATGATCTGGCTGGAGGCCGCCCAGGCGCGGCGGCATGACCTGTCGAGTCTGCGGGTGCTCCAGGTGGGCGGGGCCCGGCTCAGCGACGAGGCCGCGCGGCGGGTGCGTCCCACCTTCGGGTGCACGCTGCAGCAGGTGTTCGGCATGGCCGAGGGCCTGGTCAACTACACCCGGCTGGACGATGACGAGGAGCGCATCTCCACCACGCAGGGCCGCCCCATCTCCCCCGCCGACGAGGTCCGCGTGGTGGACGATGAGGACCGTGACGTCGCTCCGGGCGAGACGGGCCACCTGCTGACGCGCGGCCCCTACACCATCCGGGGCTACTACAAGGCCGAGGTCCACAACGCGCGGGCCTTCACCACCGACGGCTTCTACCGCACGGGAGACCTCGTGCGAGTCACCGCCCGGGGCGACCTGGTGGTGGAGGGACGCGCGAAGGATCAGATCAACCGGGGCGGAGACAAGGTCGCGGCCGAGGAGGTGGAGAACCACCTGCTGGCGCACCCCGCGGTGCACAACGTGGCGGTGGTCGCCATGCCGGACGCGTTCCTCGGGGAGCGCACCTGCGCGTTCATCATCCCGCGCGAGACGCCCCCCACCCCCGCCGCGCTCAACGCCTTCCTGCGCTCGCGCGGACTGGCGGCCTTCAAGATTCCGGACCGCATCGAGTTCGTCGACTCGTTCCCCCAGACCGGCGTGGGCAAGGTCAGCAAGAAGGACCTGCGCGGAGCGCTCGCCGCCCGCCTGGGCCCGAGGACCTAG
- the dhbC gene encoding isochorismate synthase DhbC: protein MSERPMAQTLATQLLDSYEAGSSFFFASPKRTLLTRGTFATVPPLEGQDALQRLPEHVTAVLNDARNAGHDIPVVVGAVPFDGSLSSHLVVPMTFQRGGPLSFDTASPARPSTARYTVRPVPEPAAYLHGVAQALELMRSSPLRKVVLSRSLHLDTPTPIDLTQLLRNLAQRNTAGYTFAVDLPAQPGASGGRRTLIGASPELLVSRSGLQVLANPLAGSAARSADPVEDQRRASTLMESPKDLHEHAVVIDAVAEALRPYCKTLDVPKRPSLIHTPTMWHLSSRISGELKDPSITSLTLAAAMHPTPAVCGFPTRLAHEAIGSIEPFERGFYTGTVGWCDATGDGQWAVTIRCAEADERTLRLFAGAGIVVGSTPESELAETEAKFRTMLQAMGLGQSAEVQP from the coding sequence ATGTCCGAACGTCCCATGGCCCAGACGCTGGCGACCCAACTGCTCGACAGCTACGAAGCGGGTTCCTCGTTCTTCTTCGCCTCGCCCAAGCGCACCCTGCTCACGCGGGGCACGTTCGCCACCGTGCCGCCCCTGGAAGGCCAGGACGCACTCCAGCGCCTGCCCGAGCACGTGACGGCGGTGCTCAACGATGCGCGCAACGCCGGACATGACATCCCCGTGGTGGTGGGCGCGGTGCCCTTCGACGGCTCGCTGTCCTCGCACCTGGTGGTGCCCATGACGTTCCAGCGCGGCGGACCCCTGTCCTTCGACACGGCCTCGCCCGCGCGCCCCTCCACCGCGCGCTACACGGTGCGCCCCGTGCCCGAGCCCGCCGCCTACCTGCACGGCGTCGCCCAGGCCCTGGAGCTGATGCGCAGCAGCCCCCTGCGCAAGGTCGTGCTCTCGCGCTCGCTGCACCTGGACACCCCCACGCCCATCGACCTGACCCAGTTGCTGCGCAACCTCGCCCAGCGCAACACCGCGGGCTACACCTTCGCGGTGGACCTGCCCGCGCAGCCCGGCGCTTCCGGTGGCCGCCGCACGCTCATCGGCGCCAGCCCCGAGCTGCTCGTGTCCCGCTCCGGACTCCAGGTGCTCGCCAACCCGCTCGCGGGCTCGGCCGCGCGCAGCGCCGATCCCGTCGAGGACCAGCGGCGCGCCTCCACCCTGATGGAGTCCCCCAAGGATCTCCACGAGCACGCGGTGGTGATCGACGCCGTGGCCGAGGCCCTGCGCCCGTACTGCAAGACGCTGGACGTGCCCAAGCGCCCCTCGCTCATCCACACGCCCACCATGTGGCACCTGTCCAGCCGCATCAGCGGCGAGCTGAAGGATCCCTCCATCACCTCGCTCACCCTGGCCGCCGCGATGCACCCCACGCCCGCGGTGTGCGGCTTCCCGACCCGGCTGGCGCACGAGGCCATCGGCTCCATCGAGCCGTTCGAGCGCGGCTTCTACACGGGCACGGTGGGCTGGTGCGACGCGACGGGTGACGGCCAGTGGGCGGTGACCATCCGCTGCGCCGAGGCCGACGAGCGCACGCTGCGGCTCTTCGCGGGCGCGGGCATCGTGGTGGGCTCCACGCCCGAGTCCGAGCTGGCCGAGACCGAGGCGAAGTTCCGCACCATGCTCCAGGCCATGGGGCTCGGACAGAGCGCCGAGGTGCAGCCGTGA
- a CDS encoding 2,3-dihydro-2,3-dihydroxybenzoate dehydrogenase → MGTKAQVALVTGAAQGIGAAVARALAGGATIAALDTKQAGLEALVAGLRERDRRAEAYVTDVSDAAAVEAVVERIEHELGPITTLVNVAGVLRMGSVVGFSDADWATTFAVNTHGVFHVSRAVARRMVPRKSGAIVTVGSNASSVPRMQMAAYAASKAASTMFTKCLGLELAQHGIRCNVVSPGSTDTEMQRLLWTDENGPKAVIAGAPETFRVGIPLRRIATPEDIAEAVSFLVSDRARHITLHDLCVDGGATLGA, encoded by the coding sequence ATGGGGACGAAAGCCCAGGTGGCGTTGGTGACGGGAGCGGCCCAAGGCATTGGAGCGGCGGTGGCCCGTGCACTGGCAGGTGGCGCGACGATCGCGGCGCTCGACACGAAGCAGGCGGGGTTGGAGGCGCTGGTGGCGGGGCTGCGCGAGCGTGACCGCCGGGCCGAGGCCTACGTGACGGACGTGAGTGACGCGGCCGCCGTGGAGGCGGTGGTGGAGCGGATCGAGCACGAGCTGGGGCCCATCACCACCCTGGTCAACGTGGCGGGCGTGCTGCGCATGGGCTCCGTGGTCGGCTTCAGCGACGCGGACTGGGCGACCACGTTCGCGGTCAACACCCACGGCGTGTTCCACGTCTCGCGCGCGGTCGCCAGGCGCATGGTGCCGCGCAAGTCGGGCGCCATCGTCACCGTGGGCTCCAACGCCTCGAGCGTGCCGCGCATGCAGATGGCCGCCTACGCCGCCTCCAAGGCCGCCTCGACGATGTTCACCAAGTGCCTCGGCCTGGAGCTGGCCCAGCACGGCATCCGCTGCAACGTGGTGTCCCCGGGCTCCACCGACACGGAGATGCAGCGCCTGCTGTGGACGGACGAGAACGGCCCGAAAGCGGTCATCGCCGGCGCGCCCGAGACGTTCCGCGTGGGCATCCCCCTGCGCCGCATCGCCACGCCGGAGGACATCGCCGAGGCCGTGTCCTTCCTCGTGTCCGATCGCGCCCGCCACATCACGCTGCACGACCTGTGTGTCGATGGCGGCGCCACCCTGGGCGCCTAG
- a CDS encoding TlpA family protein disulfide reductase → MRRPAWARLLTDVLLLALLFTGVTLWQTRHLPTGAPAPDLLLRPLSGGEPVRLSSLRGKPVVLAFWAPWCGVCKAESSTLSALQGLVGDSARVLSVAVAYEDEADVHRFAREQAVDYPVLLGGSEVMRAFALEQFPTTFFISAEGRIERASVGYTTRLGLLWRLWL, encoded by the coding sequence ATGCGCCGCCCCGCGTGGGCGCGCCTGCTGACGGACGTGCTGCTGCTGGCGCTGCTCTTCACCGGAGTCACCCTCTGGCAGACGCGCCACCTGCCCACGGGGGCGCCCGCGCCGGACCTGTTGCTGCGCCCCCTGTCCGGCGGCGAGCCGGTGCGCCTGTCCTCGCTCCGGGGCAAGCCCGTGGTGCTCGCCTTCTGGGCCCCCTGGTGCGGGGTGTGCAAGGCCGAGTCCTCCACCCTCTCCGCGCTCCAGGGACTGGTGGGGGACTCCGCCCGCGTGCTGTCCGTGGCGGTGGCCTACGAGGACGAGGCGGACGTGCACCGCTTCGCCCGCGAGCAGGCCGTGGACTACCCCGTGCTGCTCGGCGGCTCCGAGGTGATGCGCGCCTTCGCCCTCGAGCAGTTCCCCACCACCTTCTTCATCTCCGCGGAAGGCCGCATCGAGCGCGCCTCCGTCGGCTACACCACGCGCCTGGGATTGCTCTGGCGCCTGTGGTTGTGA
- a CDS encoding heparin lyase I family protein — MNRTLLLADLLLVIAVSACGAPNTSGTEGLPDSHVADASTSLSVQNCTPLTATSVLASGNDGNGPQNTMDDQLGTRWSNLGKGSWIDYDLGSLKSMQGVAIAWHEGNLRANTFTVSVSPDGMSYTPVYSGTSTGTTTAAETYTFSALTSRRLRITFQGNTLNEWASIAEARVCAGPATASGVVWKADFETKDRSQWDRAQMVSADRLAVVTSPVRQGSYALKATVKQGDDPINSSGNRNELVKMTNEPSGSEYYYRWSTMFAADFPSAKTWQLFTQWHHSGSSGSPPVEFYVYGEEVRLNIGGSPGVIVWKTPLVRGKWHDFIFHVKWSASASVGFVELYYDGQLVLPKRYIATQFSGQVNYLKVGLYRSDTVAPTGVVYHDNWMMARGLQDVL, encoded by the coding sequence GTGAACAGAACACTGCTGTTGGCAGATCTATTGCTTGTCATCGCCGTCTCCGCGTGCGGCGCACCCAATACCTCTGGCACCGAAGGCCTCCCTGACAGCCACGTCGCGGATGCCTCCACGTCCTTGAGCGTGCAGAACTGCACCCCCCTCACGGCCACGTCGGTGCTGGCCAGCGGCAATGATGGCAATGGGCCGCAGAACACGATGGATGACCAACTCGGCACGCGCTGGAGCAACCTCGGCAAGGGCTCGTGGATCGACTACGACCTGGGCTCGCTCAAGAGCATGCAGGGCGTGGCGATCGCGTGGCACGAGGGAAACCTGCGCGCCAACACCTTCACGGTCTCCGTCTCGCCGGACGGGATGAGCTACACGCCGGTCTACTCGGGCACGAGCACCGGCACGACGACGGCGGCGGAGACGTATACCTTCAGCGCGCTGACCTCGCGCCGCCTGCGCATCACCTTCCAGGGCAACACGCTCAACGAGTGGGCGAGCATCGCCGAGGCGCGCGTGTGCGCCGGCCCGGCCACCGCCTCCGGCGTGGTGTGGAAGGCGGACTTCGAGACGAAGGATCGCTCGCAGTGGGACAGGGCGCAGATGGTGAGCGCGGACCGGCTGGCGGTGGTGACCTCGCCCGTGCGCCAGGGCAGCTACGCCCTCAAGGCCACCGTGAAGCAGGGGGATGATCCCATCAACTCCAGCGGCAACCGCAACGAGCTGGTGAAGATGACGAACGAGCCCTCGGGCTCGGAGTACTACTACCGGTGGAGCACGATGTTCGCCGCGGACTTCCCGAGCGCCAAGACGTGGCAGCTCTTCACCCAGTGGCACCACAGCGGCAGCAGCGGCTCGCCCCCCGTGGAGTTCTACGTGTACGGCGAGGAGGTGCGGCTGAACATCGGCGGCAGCCCGGGAGTCATCGTCTGGAAGACGCCGCTGGTGCGCGGCAAGTGGCACGACTTCATCTTCCACGTGAAGTGGTCCGCCAGCGCCAGCGTGGGCTTCGTCGAGCTGTACTACGACGGCCAGCTCGTGCTGCCCAAGCGCTACATCGCCACCCAGTTCTCCGGACAGGTCAACTACCTGAAGGTGGGGCTGTACCGCAGCGACACCGTCGCGCCCACGGGCGTCGTCTACCATGACAACTGGATGATGGCCCGCGGCCTCCAGGACGTGCTCTAG
- a CDS encoding Hpt domain-containing protein, which translates to MIRRRLLFLEDGGTPPSPVAAYLSERGYQVETAFGVAEARAALSLERVDAVIVDRLPPGMSDTALIQELRRVDPHLPVLFASSFPTELRGHAPPPQELVDWVEKAVMPRPPPPPTRSLMDKAEDAEMADTLAALKAEYLTHLGDKVRELADAVQRARTSQSPDLEEASSFAHRLFGTAGSYGYHAVSTAAGRVEFLLESARKQGTAPDWNAVQESLRELTRLAGGEG; encoded by the coding sequence ATGATCCGCCGCAGGCTCCTCTTCCTGGAAGACGGCGGGACGCCCCCTTCGCCCGTGGCCGCCTACCTGAGCGAGCGCGGCTACCAGGTGGAGACGGCGTTCGGCGTGGCGGAGGCCCGCGCCGCGCTCTCGCTCGAGCGGGTGGACGCCGTCATCGTGGACCGGCTGCCGCCGGGGATGAGCGACACGGCGCTCATCCAGGAACTGCGCCGCGTGGATCCCCACCTGCCCGTCCTCTTCGCCTCCTCCTTCCCCACGGAGCTGCGCGGCCACGCCCCGCCTCCCCAGGAGCTCGTCGACTGGGTGGAGAAGGCCGTGATGCCCCGCCCGCCCCCACCGCCCACTCGCTCCCTGATGGACAAAGCCGAGGACGCGGAGATGGCGGACACCCTGGCGGCCCTGAAAGCCGAGTACCTGACGCACCTGGGCGACAAGGTGCGCGAGCTGGCGGACGCGGTGCAGCGGGCCCGGACCAGCCAGTCCCCGGACCTGGAAGAGGCGTCCTCGTTCGCCCACAGGCTGTTCGGCACCGCCGGCTCCTACGGCTACCACGCGGTGAGCACCGCCGCGGGACGCGTGGAGTTCCTCCTGGAGTCCGCCCGGAAGCAGGGAACGGCCCCCGATTGGAACGCCGTGCAGGAGTCGCTACGGGAGCTCACGCGGCTCGCCGGGGGCGAGGGCTGA